In a genomic window of Gigantopelta aegis isolate Gae_Host chromosome 9, Gae_host_genome, whole genome shotgun sequence:
- the LOC121380500 gene encoding serine/arginine-rich splicing factor 7-like codes for MGRNRSRSRERRRSYSRSYSRSPSPVEFRIHIADLGIDPSKNEITNIFEKFGKIRDFWLARNPPCFAFIKYKYREEAEEAIREMDGKILSGGRVRVSFARPRTRGNRRRGFDPNLRCYQCGEKGHFSRDCSDVWKNRRARSRSRSRSRERRRERRRRSYSKSQSRSRSRDSEENKRKRSKSSCSKSDSKSPKKEKRKSRERSRSKSNENSRSRSASCEKMEKKSPERSEAAEADVGESVGMENSISAENTKQTDSDRLEVVEHNERVETVENTNGKSSASPSSPTRGDHSP; via the exons ATGGGTCGTAACCGGAGCCGATCACGTGAGCGACGCAGGAGTTACAGCAGAAGTTACAGCCGCAGCCCGAGTCCGGTGGAATTCCGCATTCATATAGCCGATCTGGGCATCGATCCTTCCAAAAATGAAATCACTAACATCTTTGAGAAGTTTGGAAAGATCCGAGATTTTTGGCTAGCTAGAAATCCCCCTTGCTTTGCCTTcatcaaatacaaatacagagAGGAGGCAGAGGAGGCCATCAGAGAAATGGATGGAAA AATTCTTTCTGGTGGGCGTGTGCGAGTTTCGTTTGCTCGTCCGAGGACACGTGGCAACCGTCGTCGTGGGTTTGACCCGAATCTACGATGTTACCAGTGTGGAGAGAAAGGTCATTTCTCACGAGACTGCTCAGATGTATGGAAGAATCGCAGAGCTCGATCCAG GTCACGTTCGAGGTCAAGAGAACGAAGACGAGAAAGAAGACGACGATCTTACTCTAAAAGCCAAAGCCGAAGTCGCAGCAG AGATTCCgaggaaaacaaaagaaaacgcTCAAAATCTTCATGCTCAAAATCTGATTCCAAATCGCCAAAGAAAGAGAAGAGGAAATCTCGAGAAAGGTCAAGGTCGAAATCAAACGAAAACTCACGATCCAGATCAGCATCGTGTGAAAAGATGGAAAAGAAATCACCGGAGCGATCAGAAGCAGCAGAAGCAGACGTCGGGGAATCTGTTGGTATGGAAAACAGTATATCTGCCgagaacacaaaacaaactgacagTGACAGACTTGAAGTAGTGGAACACAACGAGAGGGTGGAAACTGTTGAAAATACAAATGGAAAATCATCAGCTTCTCCATCATCACCAACAAGGGGAGATCACTCTCCATGA